From the genome of Phytohabitans rumicis, one region includes:
- a CDS encoding class I SAM-dependent methyltransferase: MSAHEHQLAGDHADLFEPPGWDERYSGQEKVWSGNPNPQLVAEAAGLRPGTALDVGCGEGGDVIWLARHGWTVTGADFSANGLARAARHAEQAGVADRVDWWQVDARTFAADGRSYDLVTTHYLHPPEGGMVQVAGRLAEAVAAGGHLLIVGHAPSEAFTQLSASQHRAMFLAEQLLPALPDGFDAIVVEQRPRTVIRGGVTVDIQDSILLARRTS, encoded by the coding sequence ATGAGCGCACATGAACACCAACTCGCCGGGGACCACGCCGACCTGTTCGAGCCACCGGGTTGGGACGAGCGGTATTCCGGCCAGGAGAAGGTGTGGAGCGGGAACCCCAATCCACAACTGGTCGCGGAGGCGGCCGGACTGCGGCCGGGCACCGCGTTGGACGTCGGCTGCGGCGAGGGCGGTGACGTGATCTGGCTGGCTCGCCATGGTTGGACGGTCACCGGCGCCGACTTCTCCGCCAACGGTCTGGCACGTGCCGCCCGGCATGCCGAGCAGGCCGGGGTCGCCGACCGCGTCGACTGGTGGCAGGTCGACGCGCGGACCTTCGCGGCGGACGGACGCTCCTACGACCTGGTCACCACCCACTACCTGCACCCGCCGGAGGGCGGGATGGTGCAGGTGGCCGGCCGGTTGGCCGAGGCTGTCGCGGCCGGTGGCCACCTGCTCATCGTTGGTCACGCGCCGTCGGAGGCGTTCACCCAGCTGTCCGCGAGCCAGCACCGGGCGATGTTCCTCGCCGAGCAGTTGCTGCCCGCCCTGCCGGACGGCTTCGACGCCATCGTGGTCGAGCAACGGCCGCGAACGGTGATCCGTGGCGGCGTAACGGTCGACATTCAGGACTCCATACTGCTCGCCCGCCGCACCTCCTAG